One Geminocystis sp. M7585_C2015_104 DNA window includes the following coding sequences:
- a CDS encoding 5'/3'-nucleotidase SurE, with protein sequence MRILLSNDDGIFSPGIRTLANALAEAGHEVTVVAPDGERSATGHGLTLHHPIRADVI encoded by the coding sequence ATGCGGATTTTGCTCAGCAACGATGATGGTATTTTCTCCCCAGGAATTCGCACTCTTGCCAATGCTCTGGCTGAAGCAGGACACGAGGTTACAGTTGTAGCACCAGATGGGGAAAGGTCGGCAACGGGACATGGTTTAACCCTACACCATCCCATTCGGGCGGACGTGATAG